In the Acropora muricata isolate sample 2 chromosome 10, ASM3666990v1, whole genome shotgun sequence genome, one interval contains:
- the LOC136931577 gene encoding tetratricopeptide repeat protein 28-like isoform X1, with protein MDINLGNARQSLCHFRKLLEIAKELGFRVGEGVANGGLGTAYHLLGDFRKAIEYHEKHLDIAIEVGDRLGEGVAYGGLGNAYRSLGDFRKAIEYHEKHLHIAIQVGDRVGELAANEYLGNAYQSLGDLRKAIEYHEKHLKLAIEVGDRVGEGRGCQRLGNDYHFLGVFQKAIEYYEKYLDIALEVGDRVGEGCAYGGLGIAYQLLSDFRKAIEYHEKVLQIAIEVGDRVREGLAYGNLGNAYHSRGDSQKAIEYYEKHLEIATEVGDRVEEGSAYGALGDAYRMLSDFRKAIEYYEKRLEIAIEVGDRVEEGRAYEGLGNAYDLLCDFRKAIMYHEKDLEIVIEVGDRVKEGNAYGSLGDAYQSLGDFQKAIEYHEKHLEIAIEVGDRVGEGSAYGGLGNDYLSLGDFRKSIEYHEKHLNIALEVDHRVGERRAYANLGNAYQSLGDFRKAIEYHKKQLKIAIEVGLRVGEGNAYGSLGNAYKSLGDFRKAIEYHEKHLEIATEVGDRVGEESAYGSLGNAYLSLSDFQKAIQYHEKELEIAIEVGDRVGEGRAYGGLGNAYLSLGDFRKGIEYHEKLLNIAIEVGHRVGEGCAYGSLGSAYQSLGDFQKAIEYQEKHLAIAIEVGDRVGEGSAHGSLGNSYRSLGDFRKAIEYHEKVLEIAIEVGDRAVEGSAYGCLGNDYWSLGDFRKATEYHEKHLDIAIQVGDRVGEGRAYGNIGNAFRSLGDFQKVIEHQEDVLEITIADGNRVGKGSAYGILGNDHNTLNDRRKVIGYHEKHLEIAIEVGDRVGEGIAHHNIGHIYFSLGQFENALDKFVSAVEVFNTLRSFLKSEDDWKINFRELHDHTYTFIWRCLLRTGKIDDALFAAEQGRAQTLSENLSSQYKLALPSSAAIFDSKERISRFLTELSIPIIFLATDGLEINIWFLSRGKEIAFRNRRLDASIIGKDPIRVLLETILEKIRPDDTERCEDRTFGRELYNECPSSREVCGEEVGKAALPPSDNPFKPFYDAVIGPIEDFLGPDDNELLIVPDGALCFIPWATVIESIRFRIVPSLQSYQLISSVPEGYHKKIGALLVGNPCLKQLKNPLHALPCAQKEVEMIAAILNKKPLVGKQATKAEVMKRMSSVGLIHIAAHGDAVTGQIALSPNPGWTKFPKEEDYILKMSDVQAANLRARLVVLSCCHSGRGRILKGEGVVGIARAFLAAGARSVLVTLWAIDDEATMVFMKHFYQHLKEGKTASAAVQQSMKSLRESEQFSEMWYWAPFQLIGDDVMIEFDANEEEEGSRTQSD; from the exons ATGGATataaatctcggtaatgctcgCCAGTCACTATGTCACTTCCGGAAACTCttagaaattgcaaaagaactcGGTTTTCGTgtcggagaaggagtagccaaTGGAggtctcggtactgcttaccacttactgggtgacttccgaaaagccattgagtatcatgagaaacatttagatattgcaatagaagtcggtgatcggctcggagaaggagtagcctatggaggtctcggtaatgcttaccggtcactgggcgacttccgaaaagccattgagtatcatgagaaacatttacaCATTGCAATAcaagtcggtgatcgggtcggagaactGGCAGCAAATGAatatctcggtaatgcttaccagtcattagGCGACTtgcgaaaagccattgagtatcacgagAAACATCTAAAACTTGCAATAGAggtcggtgatcgggtcggagaaggaagaggGTGTCAAAGGCTCGGTAATGATTACCATTTTCTGGGTgtcttccaaaaagccattgagtattatgagaAATATTTAGACATTGCATtggaagtcggtgatcgggtcggagaggGATGcgcctatggaggtctcggtattgcttaccaatTACTaagtgactttcgaaaagccattgagtatcatgagaaagtTTTacaaattgcaatagaagttgGTGATCGGGTCAGAGAAGGactagcctatggaaatcttggaaATGCTTACCATTCACGAGGTGACTCccaaaaagctattgagtattatgagaaacatttagaaattgcaacagaagtcggtgatcgggtcgaAGAAGGAAGCGCCTATGGAGCTCTCGGTGATGCTTACCGGATGCTgagtgactttcgaaaagccattgagtattatgagaAACGCctagaaattgcaatagaagtcggtgatcgggtcgaAGAAGGACGCGCCTATGaaggtctcggtaatgcttatgaTTTACTATGTGACTTTCGAAAGGCAATTATGTATCAtgagaaagatttagaaattGTAATAGAAGTCGGTGACCGGGTCAAAGAAGGAAATGCGTATGGAAGTCTCGGTgatgcttaccaatcactgggtgactttcaaaaagccattgagtatcatgagaaacatttagaaattgcaatagaagtcggtgatcgggtcggagaaggaagtgcttatggaggtctcggtaatgACTActtgtcactgggtgacttcagaaaatccattgagtatcatgagaaacatttaaacATTGCATTAGAAGTCGATCATCGGGTCGGAGAAAGACGAGcgtatgcaaatctcggtaatgcttaccagtcactgggtgacttcagaaaagccattgagtatcataagaaacaattaaaaattgcaatagaagtcggccttcgggtcggagaaggaaacgcGTATGggagtctcggtaatgcttacaagtcactaggtgacttccgaaaagccattgagtatcatgagaaacatttagaaattgcaacagaagtcggtgatcgggtcggagaagaaagcgcctatggaagtctcggtaatgcttacctgtcactgagtgacttccaaaaagccattcagtatcatGAGAAAGAattagaaattgcaatagaagttggtgatcgggtcggagaaggacgagcctatggaggtctcggtaatgcttacctgtctctgggtgacttccgaaaaggcattgagtatcatgagaaacttTTAAacattgcaatagaagtcggtcatcgggtcggagaaggatgcgcctatggaagtctcggtagtgcttaccagtcactgggcgacttccaaaaagccattgagtaccaagAGAAACATTTAgcaattgcaatagaagtcggtgatcgggtcgggGAAGGAAGCGCccatggaagtctcggtaattcTTAccggtcattgggtgacttccggaaagccattgagtatcatgagaaagtTTTAGAAATTGccatagaagtcggtgatcgggccgtaGAAGGAAGCGCGTATGGATGTCTCGGTAATGattactggtcactgggtgacttccgaaaagccactgagtatcatgagaaacatttagacaTTGCAATAcaagtcggtgatcgggtcggagaaggacgagcctatggaaatatcggtaatgcttTCAGGTCACTGGGCGACTTCCAAAAAGTCATTGAGCATCAGGAGGACGTTTTAGAAATTACAATAGCAGACGGTAATCGGGTCGGAAAAGGAAGCGCTTATGGAATTCTCGGTAATGATCACAACACACTGAATGACCGCCGAAAAGTCATTgggtatcatgagaaacatttagaaattgcaatagaagtagGTGACCGCGTAGGAGAGGGGATTGCTCACCACAATATTGGTCATATATACTTTTCTCTtggacaatttgaaaacgcgCTGGATAAGTTTGTTTCCGCTGTGGAAGTCTTTAATACTTTGAGATCTTTCCTGAAGTCTgaagatgattggaaaataaactttcgtgagctTCACGACCACACGTACACCTTCATATGGAGGTGTTTGCTGAGAACTGGAAAGATCGATGATGCTTTGTTTGCTGCTGAGCAAGGACGGGCGCAGACTTTGTCTGAAAATTTGTCGAGTCAATATAAGCTTGCTCTGCCCTCGTCAGCTGCCATATTTGACTCCAAAGAGAGAATATCTCGGTTCTTAACAGAGCTTTCTATTCCAATTATTTTTCTAGCGACTGACGGACTTGagatcaacatctggtttctgagcAGGGGAAAGGAAATTGCATTTCGAAACCGGAGGCTTGACGCTAGTATCATAGGCAAAGATCCCATACGTGTCTTACTAGaaacaattttagaaaaaatcaGACCTGATGATACAgaaagatgtgaagatcgcacatttggcCGCGAACTCTACAATGAATGCCCGTCTAGTAGAGAAGTGTGTGGTGAAGAAGTTGGAAAGGCAGCATTGCCCCCTTCAGACAATccttttaagccattttatgatgcagttattggacCAATTGAGGACTTCCTCGGACCTGACGACAACGAGTTgctcattgttcctgatggtgcgctgtgctttatcCCATGGGCTACAGTAATTGAATCGATTAGATTTCGCATTGTCCCCTCTCTTcaaagttatcaattgatctcaagtgtacccgAAGGCTATCACAAGAAGATAGGGGCGCTATTGGtgggaaatccgtgcttaaagcAGTTGAAGAATCCTTTACACgccttaccatgtgctcaaaaggaagtagaaatgattgcagcaaTTCTTAACAAAAAGCCTCTAGTCGGgaaacaggcaacaaaagctgaagtgatgaaacggatgtcgtcagttggattaattcatattgctgcccacggagaCGCGGTCACTGGACAAATTGcgttgtctccaaaccctggatggaccaAATTCCCGAAAGAAGAAgattatattttgaaaatgtccgatgtacaagcggccaatctacgagctcgtcttgtggtgttaagttgttgtcacagtggacgaggcagaatcttgaagggtgagggtgtggtcggtattgcacgtgccttcttggcagctggtgctcgttctgtgttggtaaccctgtgggcaatagatgacgaagctaccatggtgtttatgaaacatttctaccaacacctgaaggaaggaaaaaccgccagtgctgctgttcaacaatcgatgaaatcccttcgtgaatctgagcagttttctgagatgtggtactgggctccatttcAACTTATTGGAGATGACGTCATGATTGAATTCGACGCAAACGAAGAG GAGGAAGGATCACGCACCCAATCTGACTGA
- the LOC136931577 gene encoding tetratricopeptide repeat protein 28-like isoform X2, protein MDINLGNARQSLCHFRKLLEIAKELGFRVGEGVANGGLGTAYHLLGDFRKAIEYHEKHLDIAIEVGDRLGEGVAYGGLGNAYRSLGDFRKAIEYHEKHLHIAIQVGDRVGELAANEYLGNAYQSLGDLRKAIEYHEKHLKLAIEVGDRVGEGRGCQRLGNDYHFLGVFQKAIEYYEKYLDIALEVGDRVGEGCAYGGLGIAYQLLSDFRKAIEYHEKVLQIAIEVGDRVREGLAYGNLGNAYHSRGDSQKAIEYYEKHLEIATEVGDRVEEGSAYGALGDAYRMLSDFRKAIEYYEKRLEIAIEVGDRVEEGRAYEGLGNAYDLLCDFRKAIMYHEKDLEIVIEVGDRVKEGNAYGSLGDAYQSLGDFQKAIEYHEKHLEIAIEVGDRVGEGSAYGGLGNDYLSLGDFRKSIEYHEKHLNIALEVDHRVGERRAYANLGNAYQSLGDFRKAIEYHKKQLKIAIEVGLRVGEGNAYGSLGNAYKSLGDFRKAIEYHEKHLEIATEVGDRVGEESAYGSLGNAYLSLSDFQKAIQYHEKELEIAIEVGDRVGEGRAYGGLGNAYLSLGDFRKGIEYHEKLLNIAIEVGHRVGEGCAYGSLGSAYQSLGDFQKAIEYQEKHLAIAIEVGDRVGEGSAHGSLGNSYRSLGDFRKAIEYHEKVLEIAIEVGDRAVEGSAYGCLGNDYWSLGDFRKATEYHEKHLDIAIQVGDRVGEGRAYGNIGNAFRSLGDFQKVIEHQEDVLEITIADGNRVGKGSAYGILGNDHNTLNDRRKVIGYHEKHLEIAIEVGDRVGEGIAHHNIGHIYFSLGQFENALDKFVSAVEVFNTLRSFLKSEDDWKINFRELHDHTYTFIWRCLLRTGKIDDALFAAEQGRAQTLSENLSSQYKLALPSSAAIFDSKERISRFLTELSIPIIFLATDGLEINIWFLSRGKEIAFRNRRLDASIIGKDPIRVLLETILEKIRPDDTERCEDRTFGRELYNECPSSREVCGEEVGKAALPPSDNPFKPFYDAVIGPIEDFLGPDDNELLIVPDGALCFIPWATVIESIRFRIVPSLQSYQLISSVPEGYHKKIGALLVGNPCLKQLKNPLHALPCAQKEVEMIAAILNKKPLVGKQATKAEVMKRMSSVGLIHIAAHGDAVTGQIALSPNPGWTKFPKEEDYILKMSDVQAANLRARLVVLSCCHSGRGRILKGEGVVGIARAFLAAGARSVLVTLWAIDDEATMVFMKHFYQHLKEGKTASAAVQQSMKSLRESEQFSEMWYWAPFQLIGDDVMIEFDANEEVRQ, encoded by the coding sequence ATGGATataaatctcggtaatgctcgCCAGTCACTATGTCACTTCCGGAAACTCttagaaattgcaaaagaactcGGTTTTCGTgtcggagaaggagtagccaaTGGAggtctcggtactgcttaccacttactgggtgacttccgaaaagccattgagtatcatgagaaacatttagatattgcaatagaagtcggtgatcggctcggagaaggagtagcctatggaggtctcggtaatgcttaccggtcactgggcgacttccgaaaagccattgagtatcatgagaaacatttacaCATTGCAATAcaagtcggtgatcgggtcggagaactGGCAGCAAATGAatatctcggtaatgcttaccagtcattagGCGACTtgcgaaaagccattgagtatcacgagAAACATCTAAAACTTGCAATAGAggtcggtgatcgggtcggagaaggaagaggGTGTCAAAGGCTCGGTAATGATTACCATTTTCTGGGTgtcttccaaaaagccattgagtattatgagaAATATTTAGACATTGCATtggaagtcggtgatcgggtcggagaggGATGcgcctatggaggtctcggtattgcttaccaatTACTaagtgactttcgaaaagccattgagtatcatgagaaagtTTTacaaattgcaatagaagttgGTGATCGGGTCAGAGAAGGactagcctatggaaatcttggaaATGCTTACCATTCACGAGGTGACTCccaaaaagctattgagtattatgagaaacatttagaaattgcaacagaagtcggtgatcgggtcgaAGAAGGAAGCGCCTATGGAGCTCTCGGTGATGCTTACCGGATGCTgagtgactttcgaaaagccattgagtattatgagaAACGCctagaaattgcaatagaagtcggtgatcgggtcgaAGAAGGACGCGCCTATGaaggtctcggtaatgcttatgaTTTACTATGTGACTTTCGAAAGGCAATTATGTATCAtgagaaagatttagaaattGTAATAGAAGTCGGTGACCGGGTCAAAGAAGGAAATGCGTATGGAAGTCTCGGTgatgcttaccaatcactgggtgactttcaaaaagccattgagtatcatgagaaacatttagaaattgcaatagaagtcggtgatcgggtcggagaaggaagtgcttatggaggtctcggtaatgACTActtgtcactgggtgacttcagaaaatccattgagtatcatgagaaacatttaaacATTGCATTAGAAGTCGATCATCGGGTCGGAGAAAGACGAGcgtatgcaaatctcggtaatgcttaccagtcactgggtgacttcagaaaagccattgagtatcataagaaacaattaaaaattgcaatagaagtcggccttcgggtcggagaaggaaacgcGTATGggagtctcggtaatgcttacaagtcactaggtgacttccgaaaagccattgagtatcatgagaaacatttagaaattgcaacagaagtcggtgatcgggtcggagaagaaagcgcctatggaagtctcggtaatgcttacctgtcactgagtgacttccaaaaagccattcagtatcatGAGAAAGAattagaaattgcaatagaagttggtgatcgggtcggagaaggacgagcctatggaggtctcggtaatgcttacctgtctctgggtgacttccgaaaaggcattgagtatcatgagaaacttTTAAacattgcaatagaagtcggtcatcgggtcggagaaggatgcgcctatggaagtctcggtagtgcttaccagtcactgggcgacttccaaaaagccattgagtaccaagAGAAACATTTAgcaattgcaatagaagtcggtgatcgggtcgggGAAGGAAGCGCccatggaagtctcggtaattcTTAccggtcattgggtgacttccggaaagccattgagtatcatgagaaagtTTTAGAAATTGccatagaagtcggtgatcgggccgtaGAAGGAAGCGCGTATGGATGTCTCGGTAATGattactggtcactgggtgacttccgaaaagccactgagtatcatgagaaacatttagacaTTGCAATAcaagtcggtgatcgggtcggagaaggacgagcctatggaaatatcggtaatgcttTCAGGTCACTGGGCGACTTCCAAAAAGTCATTGAGCATCAGGAGGACGTTTTAGAAATTACAATAGCAGACGGTAATCGGGTCGGAAAAGGAAGCGCTTATGGAATTCTCGGTAATGATCACAACACACTGAATGACCGCCGAAAAGTCATTgggtatcatgagaaacatttagaaattgcaatagaagtagGTGACCGCGTAGGAGAGGGGATTGCTCACCACAATATTGGTCATATATACTTTTCTCTtggacaatttgaaaacgcgCTGGATAAGTTTGTTTCCGCTGTGGAAGTCTTTAATACTTTGAGATCTTTCCTGAAGTCTgaagatgattggaaaataaactttcgtgagctTCACGACCACACGTACACCTTCATATGGAGGTGTTTGCTGAGAACTGGAAAGATCGATGATGCTTTGTTTGCTGCTGAGCAAGGACGGGCGCAGACTTTGTCTGAAAATTTGTCGAGTCAATATAAGCTTGCTCTGCCCTCGTCAGCTGCCATATTTGACTCCAAAGAGAGAATATCTCGGTTCTTAACAGAGCTTTCTATTCCAATTATTTTTCTAGCGACTGACGGACTTGagatcaacatctggtttctgagcAGGGGAAAGGAAATTGCATTTCGAAACCGGAGGCTTGACGCTAGTATCATAGGCAAAGATCCCATACGTGTCTTACTAGaaacaattttagaaaaaatcaGACCTGATGATACAgaaagatgtgaagatcgcacatttggcCGCGAACTCTACAATGAATGCCCGTCTAGTAGAGAAGTGTGTGGTGAAGAAGTTGGAAAGGCAGCATTGCCCCCTTCAGACAATccttttaagccattttatgatgcagttattggacCAATTGAGGACTTCCTCGGACCTGACGACAACGAGTTgctcattgttcctgatggtgcgctgtgctttatcCCATGGGCTACAGTAATTGAATCGATTAGATTTCGCATTGTCCCCTCTCTTcaaagttatcaattgatctcaagtgtacccgAAGGCTATCACAAGAAGATAGGGGCGCTATTGGtgggaaatccgtgcttaaagcAGTTGAAGAATCCTTTACACgccttaccatgtgctcaaaaggaagtagaaatgattgcagcaaTTCTTAACAAAAAGCCTCTAGTCGGgaaacaggcaacaaaagctgaagtgatgaaacggatgtcgtcagttggattaattcatattgctgcccacggagaCGCGGTCACTGGACAAATTGcgttgtctccaaaccctggatggaccaAATTCCCGAAAGAAGAAgattatattttgaaaatgtccgatgtacaagcggccaatctacgagctcgtcttgtggtgttaagttgttgtcacagtggacgaggcagaatcttgaagggtgagggtgtggtcggtattgcacgtgccttcttggcagctggtgctcgttctgtgttggtaaccctgtgggcaatagatgacgaagctaccatggtgtttatgaaacatttctaccaacacctgaaggaaggaaaaaccgccagtgctgctgttcaacaatcgatgaaatcccttcgtgaatctgagcagttttctgagatgtggtactgggctccatttcAACTTATTGGAGATGACGTCATGATTGAATTCGACGCAAACGAAGAGGTCAGACAATGA